The Proteiniborus ethanoligenes region AAACACATCTTGATCCACGAATAGGTTATTTACACACAACAAATTTTAGAAGATTTACTTTAAATCTTGATGTAGCTGAAATATTTAAACCAATAATTGTTGATAGAATAATTTTTACATTAATAGGCAAAAAAATGATTAAAAAAAGTGATTTCAATAATGATTTAGAGGGAGTATTACTTAAAGATAGTGCTAGTAAGAGATTTGTAGAGGAATTTGATAAACGATTAATTACTACTATTAAACATAGAGAACTTGGAAGAGAAGTTTCTTATCGAAGGCTTATCAGAATGGAATTGTATAAACTCGAGAAACATTTAATGGGTGAAAAAGAGTATGTGCCATTTGTTTCTCGCTGGTAAGGGGTGTTAAAGTTGTTTGTAATATTAGTTTATGATGTTGAACAAAAAAGTGTTGCTAAAGCTTTAAGGACTTGTAGAAAGTACTTATATTGGGTTCAAAACTCTGTCTTCGAAGGTGAAATAAGTGAAGCTAATTTAACAAAGCTAAAGATGGAGCTTGAAAAAGTAATAAATAAAGAAAAAGATTCAGTAATTATTTATAGATTTAGAACAACAAAATATTCATTAATTGAAATTATTGGTATTAA contains the following coding sequences:
- the cas2 gene encoding CRISPR-associated endonuclease Cas2; the protein is MFVILVYDVEQKSVAKALRTCRKYLYWVQNSVFEGEISEANLTKLKMELEKVINKEKDSVIIYRFRTTKYSLIEIIGIKKGGEENIL